The proteins below are encoded in one region of Silene latifolia isolate original U9 population chromosome 2, ASM4854445v1, whole genome shotgun sequence:
- the LOC141642518 gene encoding uncharacterized protein LOC141642518, with amino-acid sequence MGSAIETERTTAPASTSKTPDIEVDKMIDSDDEESGYVVVRPPTSRLVSFQEWKDGVDTWMAESDVKVKALTDVLLHTQKLVRSLIRSQAQAAATEEAHASESLDTEDPEEREDLLAPEVPVKEEEIRAVLLQRSPLTPSELVATFEARLKSLEDKKAFAEILKRISKIKKMNNNQNYVVLRK; translated from the exons ATGGGTAGCGCAATAGAAACCGAAAGAACAACCGCTCCCGCTTCTACATCCAAAACCCCCGATATTGAGGTTGATAAAATGATTGATAGTGATGATGAGGAGTCGGGTTATGTTGTTGTGAGGCCACCAACTTCGAGGCTCGTGTCTTTTCAAGAGTGGAAGGACGGTGTGGATACTTGGATGGCGGAATCTGATGTTAAGGTTAAGGCACTTACTGATGTGCTTCTACACACACAGAAGCTTGTTCGATCTTTGATTCGATCTCAGGCCCAAGCTGCTGCTACAGAGGAGGCACACGCCTCTGAAAGTCTTGATACCGAAGATCCTGAGGAACGAGAAGACCTGCTGGCACCAGAAGTTCCGGTGAAAGAAGAGGAAATTAGGGCTGTTTTATTGCAGAGATCTCCTTTAACCCCTTCTGAACTTGTCGCTACATTTGAAGCTAGACTCAAGTCCCTTGAG GACAAGAAGGCATTTGCAGAAATTTTGAAGAGGATATCAAAGATAAAGAAGATGAATAACAATCAGAACTATGTTGTGTTGAGGAAGTAA
- the LOC141642517 gene encoding stellacyanin-like yields MESVRIRDMAFVMVVAVVMFMQAGKWAAEAQVHHVVGDDRGWDVSSNIASWANDRTFMVGDFLWFAYSGGIDKDNVVELRSRGEFESCDVSNPIVMLTEGIDKVSLQEEGSRYFASSNIENCKKGLKLPVEVKSKSTVQDESLQSSIITKKAGFLAQEPVAPSSTVKIHGSVLMVLSAIIFSHVAL; encoded by the exons ATGGAGAGTGTAAGGATTAGGGATATGGCTTTTGTTATGGTTGTGGCGGTAGTAATGTTTATGCAGGCGGGGAAATGGGCGGCGGAAGCACAAGTTCACCATGTCGTCGGAGATGACCGTGGCTGGGACGTGTCTTCTAATATCGCTTCATGGGCTAATGATCGCACTTTCATGGTTGGGGACTTCCTCT GGTTTGCATACTCGGGTGGCATAGACAAAGACAACGTGGTTGAGCTAAGGAGTCGAGGCGAGTTTGAGTCGTGTGATGTAAGCAACCCTATAGTGATGTTAACGGAGGGCATTGACAAGGTATCGCTTCAAGAGGAAGGAAGCCGCTACTTTGCAAGCAGTAACATTGAGAACTGTAAGAAAGGTTTGAAGCTTCCTGTAGAAGTCAAGTCCAAATCCACAGTTCAAGACGAGTCTCTACAATCATCAATTATAACAAAGAAAGCCGGTTTCTTGGCACAAGAACCCGTTGCTCCTTCATCGACAGTCAAGATCCATGGTTCAGTTCTTATGGTCCTTTCTGCCATCATATTTAGTCATGTTGCTCTTTGA